In Plasmodium malariae genome assembly, contig: PmUG01_00_29, whole genome shotgun sequence, the following are encoded in one genomic region:
- the PmUG01_00055600 gene encoding Plasmodium exported protein, unknown function, whose protein sequence is MFKDIKQNNFSVNYNFDKILGMKTIQNISLYSRTYRLLSKFNNEKIKVSLERNLPRNGYNDIKKKKKNCQLKSYSNNTGAEYNGKGRTKNKCNSGFEEKKLLRKGIYILCKPFVEIDKIFEKLIYKAFIAIYEYRKCTDSIQKKNLKFSACKSAVLTFAIPSIIFSTVLSLLLLVCPPLGTSLLGEHSKDFKDFMTKFGMQAFLLSLFILSITMVIYILIKFINYVIEVGGEEIEN, encoded by the exons atgtttaaagatattaaacaaaataattttagtgtgaat TATAACTTTGATAAAATTTTAGGTATGAAAactattcaaaatatatcattatattcaAGAACTTATAGattattatcaaaatttaacaatgaaaaaataaaggtttCATTAGAGCGTAACTTACCTAGAAATGGATATAacgatataaaaaaaaaaaaaaaaaattgtcaattaaaaagttatagtaataatactGGAGCGGAATACAATGGAAAGGGAAgaactaaaaataaatgtaattcaGGATTTGAGGAAAAAAAGTTACTGAGGAagggcatatatatattatgtaaaccATTTGTagaaatagataaaatatttgaaaaattaatttataaagcATTTATTgcaatatatgaatataggAAATGTACAGATTctatccaaaaaaaaaatttgaaattttCAGCGTGTAAGAGTGCTGTTTTAACTTTTGCTATACcatcaataattttttctacaGTACTTTCATTACTTTTGTTAGTTTGCCCTCCGTTAGGTACATCATTATTGGGGGAACATAGTAAAGATTTTAAAGACTTTATGACAAAATTTGGAATGCAAGCTTTTTTATTGtcgttatttatattaagtaTCACCATGGTAATTTATATActgataaaatttataaattatgtaatagAAGTAGGGGGTGAAGAAATAGAAAACTA